A section of the Dehalobacter sp. DCM genome encodes:
- a CDS encoding agmatine deiminase family protein, which yields MTPREEHYSMPAEWEKHERTFISWPVRDSMCYPQEYDAVCRGYEEIIRAIAEFEPVTVITNEDDYDCLSRLFNDENIQLLLIEHDDAWLRDNGPTFLRGNQGTRAGINWQFNAWGEKYSPWNRDNNVAPKILQAFNIRQIDAPLVMEGGSLHVDGEGTLLTTEECLLNPNRNPEYTREDIEKALKEYLNIQKIIWLENGLCGDETDGHVDNIACFAAPGKILLQVCDDPEDENYVITRKCLEVLTGESDAKGRKITVIPIKQPPKMAYNGKRLTLSYLNFYMVNDGIILPVFGGSASQTDELAIRVLQETFPNRKIRTVNGMGIVREGGNVHCTTQQMPAAQTAGKEGL from the coding sequence ATGACTCCGAGAGAAGAGCATTATTCAATGCCGGCGGAATGGGAAAAACATGAACGGACATTTATTTCCTGGCCTGTACGCGATTCCATGTGTTATCCTCAGGAATACGATGCCGTGTGCCGCGGGTATGAAGAGATTATCAGGGCAATTGCCGAATTTGAACCGGTCACGGTCATCACCAATGAAGACGACTATGATTGTTTATCCCGCTTGTTTAACGACGAGAACATCCAACTGCTTTTGATCGAACATGATGATGCCTGGCTAAGGGATAACGGACCGACTTTTTTACGCGGTAATCAGGGCACCCGAGCCGGGATCAATTGGCAATTCAATGCCTGGGGAGAAAAATATTCTCCTTGGAACCGCGATAATAACGTTGCTCCGAAAATCCTCCAGGCCTTCAATATCAGACAGATTGATGCGCCGCTGGTTATGGAAGGTGGTTCCTTGCATGTTGACGGGGAAGGCACCTTGCTTACGACGGAGGAATGCTTACTTAACCCCAATCGCAATCCGGAATACACACGGGAGGATATTGAGAAAGCACTCAAAGAGTATTTAAACATCCAAAAAATAATCTGGCTGGAAAACGGGCTCTGTGGCGACGAGACTGACGGGCATGTCGACAATATCGCTTGTTTTGCAGCACCGGGTAAAATATTGCTTCAGGTATGCGATGATCCTGAGGATGAGAATTATGTGATTACCCGAAAATGTTTAGAGGTATTGACTGGAGAAAGTGACGCCAAGGGCAGAAAGATCACCGTCATCCCGATAAAACAGCCACCGAAAATGGCGTATAACGGCAAACGCCTGACCTTAAGCTATTTGAATTTCTATATGGTGAACGACGGTATCATCCTGCCTGTTTTTGGCGGGTCTGCTTCACAGACAGATGAACTTGCCATTCGCGTATTGCAGGAAACATTCCCGAATAGAAAGATCCGTACGGTAAATGGTATGGGTATCGTGCGTGAAGGTGGTAATGTCCATTGCACGACGCAGCAAATGCCTGCGGCGCAAACCGCCGGTAAGGAAGGGTTGTAG